Proteins from a genomic interval of Paenibacillus sp. RC334:
- a CDS encoding LacI family DNA-binding transcriptional regulator: MKKPTIEDVAQKAGVSKSTVSQFLNKRYKYMSDQTRDRIAEVIRELNYQPNGLARSLKQNRTFMVGVIVANIDYTLSIQSIRAIEEELQRFGIQVIICNADENPDKESQYIEMLKARQVDGLIIFPTGKHADIYNQLIREKYPLVFLDRLVDGVNTRSLLLDNEMAVKLAIQELVAHKHERIALITLPLGLNRITPRVERLSGYKKALEERGLPFREEYMRSVPKEDIQQTLEELFQLPEPPTALLAGNDIVLAEVLKYVNARRKRIPAELSIIGIDDAEFAHIYNPPITTITQPIADMGKQAAKTLLSSIEEGGESVPIIYRFVPDLNRGESVKTL, translated from the coding sequence ATGAAGAAACCGACGATTGAAGATGTTGCCCAGAAGGCGGGAGTGTCTAAAAGCACCGTCTCGCAATTTCTGAACAAACGATATAAATACATGAGCGACCAGACCAGAGACCGGATTGCCGAGGTCATTCGGGAATTAAATTATCAGCCCAACGGGCTGGCCCGCAGTTTAAAACAGAACCGGACGTTTATGGTGGGTGTCATTGTAGCCAACATTGATTACACGCTGTCGATCCAGTCCATTCGGGCTATTGAGGAGGAATTGCAGCGTTTTGGCATTCAGGTTATCATCTGTAACGCCGACGAAAACCCGGACAAGGAGAGCCAATATATTGAGATGCTCAAGGCTCGTCAGGTGGACGGATTGATTATTTTCCCGACAGGCAAGCATGCGGATATTTACAACCAGCTCATTCGTGAAAAGTACCCGTTGGTGTTTTTGGATCGTCTGGTAGACGGTGTGAACACGCGCAGCCTGTTGCTGGATAACGAAATGGCGGTCAAGCTGGCGATTCAGGAGCTGGTGGCCCATAAGCATGAACGGATCGCGCTGATTACCCTGCCGCTGGGACTGAACCGGATTACTCCAAGGGTAGAGCGGTTGAGCGGGTACAAAAAGGCGCTGGAAGAGCGTGGCTTGCCCTTTCGGGAAGAGTACATGCGCAGTGTGCCGAAGGAGGATATCCAGCAGACGCTGGAGGAGCTATTTCAGTTGCCAGAGCCGCCGACTGCGCTGTTGGCCGGGAACGATATCGTGCTGGCAGAGGTGCTGAAATATGTGAATGCCCGACGTAAACGCATTCCGGCCGAGCTGTCCATTATCGGAATTGACGATGCAGAGTTTGCCCATATTTACAATCCACCGATTACGACCATTACGCAGCCGATTGCGGATATGGGAAAGCAGGCTGCAAAGACGCTGTTGTCCAGCATCGAGGAGGGCGGCGAATCGGTTCCGATCATTTACCGCTTTGTGCCTGATTTAAACCGGGGTGAATCCGTCAAAACGTTGTAG
- a CDS encoding sugar kinase produces MTATLDAVTFGEPMAMFYANEAGSLDEVRSFTKALAGAETNVSSGLARLGLRAGLVTKLGEDAFGRFIAGALRQEGIDTQNVMFTKDHSTGMLIKSKVTSGDPEVEYFRRHSAASTLSIADFNEAYFAGARHLHFTGISVALSPECRDFARHARQFMKKAGKTVSFDPNLRPKLWPDTQTMVEAINEASEGCDWLLPGIHEGKILTGYTSPEDIASFYLDRGTSLVIIKLGTEGAYYKSADAEGYVKRFRVEHVVDTVGAGDGFAAGVISALLEGLPLAEAVKRGNALGALAVMSAGDMDGYPTRSELESFLLSASTN; encoded by the coding sequence ATGACCGCAACATTGGATGCTGTTACCTTCGGAGAACCGATGGCCATGTTTTATGCCAATGAAGCAGGCTCTCTGGATGAGGTGCGTTCGTTCACCAAAGCGCTGGCCGGAGCAGAGACGAATGTTTCGTCCGGTTTGGCACGTTTGGGACTACGAGCAGGGCTCGTGACCAAACTAGGCGAGGATGCATTCGGCAGGTTCATTGCCGGGGCGCTGCGTCAGGAGGGGATCGACACCCAGAACGTCATGTTTACCAAAGACCACTCTACCGGGATGCTGATTAAATCCAAAGTCACAAGCGGGGATCCGGAGGTCGAATATTTTCGCAGACACTCTGCCGCTTCCACATTAAGCATCGCCGATTTTAACGAGGCATACTTTGCCGGGGCACGCCACCTGCACTTTACAGGTATTTCTGTCGCCCTTTCTCCCGAATGTCGTGACTTCGCCCGACATGCGCGGCAGTTTATGAAAAAGGCAGGAAAAACCGTATCCTTCGATCCGAACCTCAGACCCAAGTTATGGCCTGATACGCAAACGATGGTGGAGGCTATTAACGAGGCATCTGAGGGTTGCGACTGGCTTCTGCCAGGCATTCATGAAGGTAAAATATTGACAGGCTACACCTCACCTGAGGATATCGCTTCCTTCTACCTTGACCGTGGTACTTCGCTGGTCATCATCAAGCTGGGGACAGAAGGAGCGTATTATAAATCCGCCGATGCAGAAGGATATGTGAAACGCTTCCGAGTGGAGCATGTCGTCGATACCGTTGGGGCGGGCGACGGCTTTGCCGCTGGCGTCATCAGCGCACTGCTGGAGGGCTTGCCCCTGGCCGAAGCGGTCAAACGCGGCAACGCCCTCGGCGCACTGGCTGTCATGTCAGCCGGAGACATGGACGGCTATCCTACGCGATCTGAGCTGGAGTCCTTTTTGCTCAGCGCCAGCACGAATTAG
- a CDS encoding MATE family efflux transporter, with protein sequence MTTRALKKGSVLSEAKELNLFHLTWPIFLELFLFMLMGSVDTFMISSVSDNAVSGVGASNQIISIAILVLEVIGNGAAIVVAQYIGSKKLVEAAQVTGTAITLNLMVGLLLSVIFLVFGTHMLQWLNVQGDILVYAESYMSIVGGAIFLQALINALAATIRTHGFTKETMYVSMLMNVIHVVGNYVLIFGHWGMPALGVEGAAISTVGSRFVCLLIFFWLMYRVTEVRVEWRYYVQLSKKFIAKILRIGVPSALESIMYQSCQLIFTLYVTYLGAEAMATRQYANNISSYIYLFSMAVGMGTAIVVGRLVGARQKDTAYKRVMSSVKWALLVTVVIDVIIIFFRVPLLSLFTENPEIIRLGAQVILLSILLETGRTTNIVIINSLRAAGDAKFPVFIGLISMVCMSLPLGYLLVFKLDMGLAGVWLAIAADEWTRAFIMYARWRSRLWEKHALVEHDTPDQPATPIPVH encoded by the coding sequence ATGACAACCAGAGCACTAAAAAAAGGGTCGGTATTGTCCGAAGCCAAGGAACTGAATTTGTTCCATTTGACATGGCCCATTTTCCTCGAATTGTTCCTGTTTATGCTGATGGGCAGCGTCGATACGTTCATGATCAGTTCTGTATCTGATAATGCCGTGTCGGGTGTAGGCGCGTCCAACCAAATTATTTCAATTGCCATCCTTGTACTGGAGGTTATCGGCAACGGCGCTGCTATCGTCGTAGCTCAATATATCGGTTCTAAGAAGCTTGTCGAAGCGGCCCAGGTTACGGGTACGGCCATTACCTTGAATTTGATGGTAGGTCTTTTGCTTAGCGTGATTTTTCTTGTATTTGGTACTCATATGCTGCAATGGCTTAACGTCCAGGGAGATATTCTGGTTTATGCAGAATCCTATATGAGTATCGTCGGGGGTGCCATTTTCCTTCAGGCATTGATCAACGCGCTGGCGGCGACGATTCGTACACATGGTTTTACCAAGGAAACGATGTATGTATCCATGCTGATGAACGTGATCCACGTGGTCGGTAACTATGTTTTGATTTTCGGACATTGGGGAATGCCTGCGCTCGGCGTAGAGGGGGCAGCTATTTCTACGGTGGGAAGCCGTTTTGTGTGTCTCCTGATTTTCTTCTGGCTGATGTACCGCGTAACCGAGGTGCGTGTCGAGTGGAGATATTACGTTCAGTTGTCCAAAAAGTTTATCGCTAAAATTTTGCGCATTGGTGTACCCTCCGCGCTGGAGTCCATCATGTATCAGTCGTGTCAGCTCATTTTCACTCTGTACGTGACCTATCTGGGCGCAGAAGCGATGGCGACCCGTCAATATGCCAATAACATTTCGAGCTATATCTACTTGTTCAGTATGGCGGTCGGTATGGGTACGGCCATCGTGGTCGGAAGACTGGTCGGAGCCAGACAGAAGGATACAGCCTACAAACGTGTAATGAGTAGTGTAAAATGGGCGCTCCTCGTGACCGTTGTTATTGATGTGATTATTATCTTTTTCCGCGTGCCATTGCTCAGCTTGTTCACCGAAAACCCTGAGATTATTCGCTTGGGAGCGCAGGTGATTTTACTTAGCATTCTGTTGGAAACCGGTCGGACGACGAATATTGTTATTATTAACTCGTTGCGTGCTGCTGGAGATGCCAAGTTCCCGGTCTTTATAGGACTGATCTCCATGGTCTGCATGAGCTTGCCACTCGGTTATCTGCTTGTGTTCAAGCTGGATATGGGACTCGCTGGTGTGTGGTTGGCGATTGCCGCAGATGAATGGACTCGTGCCTTCATTATGTATGCCCGCTGGAGAAGCCGTTTGTGGGAAAAGCATGCGCTGGTGGAGCACGATACACCAGATCAGCCAGCAACCCCAATTCCGGTACACTGA